In one Meles meles chromosome 17, mMelMel3.1 paternal haplotype, whole genome shotgun sequence genomic region, the following are encoded:
- the LAD1 gene encoding ladinin-1, with protein sequence MAGGRKDWSALSSLARQWTLEDEEEQERERRRRHRNLSSTTDDEAPKPAQNGDTPAALRLPSVEEAEAPKPRTSVSRDEDEDVQALLRTRQERRQRRQAVEAARAPSPLETEEGTDGSGPGQAKQQPLVPKKEVEPPPPRRLSRERRGPWAKEEESSEAQESEGGKEASEKPVVSEKPPAPGKTLVLGKRLVSEETSISGKALGPEKTSVSEKRAVSEKKSILEKTSVWEKPPAPGKTSDSERRTVSEKASLFEKSLVSEKTLATETKLAPKRATAPRQPQAGEQLASGGSQHIPTMGQSGKALPEKTPPSSAKLREQGAPDPPAATSRLPPITLQVKIPSNEEELDTLSPTQPTYSSSLKRSSPRTISFRMSPRKDNAETTLTRSASMRLPAGTVKLGEKLERYHTAIQRSESVKCPGSSRTEFFVAPVGVASKRHLFEKELVGQSRAEPASSRKENLRLSGVVTSKLNLWISRTQESGDQDPQDPRKESVAAKRTQWGKKGDSSLDVEV encoded by the exons CCTGGCCAGGCAGTGGACCCTCGAGGATGAGGAGGAGCAGGAGCGCGAGCGCAGGCGGCGGCACCGGAACCTGAGCTCCACCACGGACGACGAGGCTCCCAAGCCTGCCCAGAATGGAGACACGCCGGCTGCCCTGAG ACTGCCGAGCGTGGAGGAAGCAGAGGCGCCCAAGCCACGAACCTCGGTCTCCAGAGATGAGGATGAGGACGTCCAGGCCCTCCTCAGGACCCGGCAGGAGCGAAGGCAGAGGCGGCAGGCAGTGGAGGCTGCACGGGCCCCCAGCCCGCTGGAGACAGAGGAGGGAACGGACGGCTCTGGCCCAGGGCAGGCCAAGCAGCAGCCTCTCGTGCCCAAGAAGGAGGTGGAGCCGCCGCCTCCGCGGAGACTGAGCCGGGAGCGGCGCGGCCCCTGGGCCAAGGAGGAAGAGAGCTCGGAGGCCCAAGAGTCCGAAGGTGGGAAGGAGGCGTCAGAGAAGCCCGTGGTCTCAGAGAAGCCCCCCGCTCCAGGGAAGACATTAGTACTTGGAAAGAGACTGGTCTCGGAGGAAACCTCCATCTCAGGGAAGGCCTTGGGTCCTGAGAAAACATCTGTGTCAGAGAAAAGAGCCGTCTCAGAGAAGAAGTCAATTCTAGAAAAAACAAGTGTGTGGGAGAAGCCGCCAGCCCCAGGGAAGACATCAGACTCGGAAAGGAGAACAGTTTCTGAGAAAGCATCGCTCTTCGAGAAGTCTCTGGTGTCAGAGAAGACCCTGGCCACCGAGACAAAGCTGGCCCCAAAGAGGGCAACCGCCCCACGGCAGCCTCAGGCAGGGGAGCAGCTGGCCTCTGGGGGAAGCCAGCACATCCCCACCATGGGGCAGAGTGGAAAGGCCCTCCCCGAGAAGACCCCCCCATCCTCGGCCAAGCTGAGGGAGCAGGGGGCGCCGGACCCTCCGGCTGCGACTTCCCGCCTCCCGCCCATCACGTTGCAG GTGAAAATCCCCAGCAATGAGGAAGAGCTGGACACACTCTCGCCCACCCAGCCCACCTACAGCAGCTCCCTCAAACGCTCCAGCCCCAGGACCATCTCCTTTCGG aTGAGCCCCAGGAAAGACAACGCAGAAACAACCTTAACTCGCAG CGCCAGCATGAGGCTCCCGGCTGGCACAGTCAAGTTAGGGGAGAAGCTGGAGCGATACCACACAGCGATCCAG AGATCGGAATCAGTCAAGTGTCCCGGCTCGTCCCGCACTGAGTTCTTTGTGGCTCCCGTGGGTGTAGCCAGCAAGCGCCACCTCTTTGAGAAGGAGCTGGTAGGCCAGAGCCGAGCAGAACCAGCCTCCAGCCGGAAG GAAAACCTGAGGCTCTCAGGGGTTGTGACATCCAAGCTCAACCTGTGGATCAGCAGGACCCAGGAGTCTGGAGATCAGGACCCGCAG GACCCACGGAAAGAGTCGGTGGCCGCCAAGAGGACCCagtggggaaagaaaggagaCTCCTCCCTGGATGtcgag GTGTGA